Genomic window (Dictyoglomus thermophilum H-6-12):
GGAGCCTCTCGTTTAATTCTTCCTGCTATAAGATCTTCTAAAATCAACCTTATTTCTGTATTTATTTGATTATGAGGGCTATAAATAATAGGGCAATTAAACCTCTGTAATATCTGTCTTATAATAAAAGGACTATCATAATGGATGTTTATCAATTGAGGAGGATTAGAATTAAGACTATCTATTACAAATCTGTCGTAACTCTTTTGCAAAATAGCTCTTTCTTCTTTAGATAAGTTTATTCCTTCTTCCCAAAGTCCAAATGGGATATTTGTCATTAAAGTATCGACTTCAACAGATGACGAACCTGGAGCAAAAAGTCTAATTTTATAATCTTCTCTAAGATATTTTATTAATTCCCAAACTCCTCGTTGTGTTCCCCCATACCCTTTAAATGGAGGAACAGGTAGACTTGGTGAGACGATTATCGTTATTTCAAGATTACTCCTACTCATAAGCTCCTTTTATTTTTGAATTCCCTCATATTTAATAAGCGTATTCTACAATTTATAAGAATATTGGCAGTGTATGTGTCTATGATGTCTTCTTTAAGTAAAAATTCAATGGCTTCTAAATAAGCCTTATGAGAAAAAGCATGTTTATACAAAAACTCTTTAATTTTACTAGAACTATTAAAGATAGGATTTACCCAGCCAGAGACAACAAAAACAATTTTTGCGCTTTCTATTCCAGAGTTTCTATGAAATTTATTTAACTTTACCTGAAAAGATTTCACATCTTCTTCTTTTATTCCAGTAATAAACAACAAGTTTGAATCATATCTACTTAGTCCTATTAATTCTTTAAAATATTTATCAGCTTCAGGATCATGTTCTTCATATAAAACAGGAAAAATATGAATATTAGATTTAATTCCTTCACTGATGTAAAAATTCTTTATAATATAAACCCGTTCTTTAGGGGTCAACAAATATACCTTAGAAGGGTTTACAGACCAAACAAGAGTATGGAAAAAAGAATTTCCAAAAGCTTGAGCCAGATTCCATACTTGTTTAAGGACATCTCTATGTCCACGATGAAGTATATCATAACTGCCGGCTGTAACAATAACTATTCCTTTTTCCTTCATAAAGATTCTAAAAAATCTTCCTCAAATTCTTTCCACTTAAACTTTTAATTTCTACTTTACCTTTTTGCATATGACTTTCAACTTTACCCTACTTAGGAACGCTGATGAAATCTTTATTTTAATAGGGCAAATTTTTTTATTTTTAAATTTTTTGAAGATAAAACGTTTTACTAAAAAATTGCTTAGATTAAAGAATGTGATATAATTACAAAAAAATTTTTCCCAATTTTGAGATATGCCCAAGGAAATTTCTTATATCAATAGGATTATATCCGCGTATGGATCTTATGCGAAACCATTTTTAAACTGGATTTTGGAAACAGGCAGAATTTCTTCAGCCTGGAAAACTTATTTTTTAGCATTGAAATTATATTGGAAAGGAGAATATTTTTTAGCTTTAAGTAAATTAGAAAAAGCCCTTAATAAGTGCAATAATAGTAAAACATTATATTATCTTGTTCTTACTCAAAAGCTTGCATTTTTATCAAGGGTAAATAGTAAAGAAGGAGTAGAGCTCTTTCACAAGTTAAAACAAGAATTCCCTTATATTCCATCCTATGTAAGAAATATTGCAGTCTCATCACTCCTTCATTACTATGCTACTATCTTCCCATCTAATCTCCCCAAGTTTCGTATTTGGAGCAATAGTTATCATTTAGACTCTTCCTCCCAGGTTTTTATATTCTTAGGTAAGGCAAGAGAAGAGATAAAAAAAGAAAATATTAGAAAAGCCATATTTTACTACGTTAAAGCTTTTAGAACATCCCTATCTATTCCCCATCCAACAGGAATTATCAATAGTTTAAACAACCTCTCTTGGAATCTTAAAGAAAGACATCCTAAATTTTCTCTATCATTAGCTAAAAAAGCTGTTTATTACTGTGCTTTATATAGGGAAGATCTATCTTATGATTTTGCTGTTCTGGATACTCTTTTTGAAGTACAGAGGATTAATAATGATCTTTCTATTTGTGAGACTTCTATGATTATTAAGCACTATTATAAATTTTTGTCAGATTCTTCTGGAAATTACAATAAACAGCACTACAGAAAAACCTTTGAATCCTCTAAAAGATTTTGTTTTGATTTAGAACCTTCTTTCTATAAAAATAATGGAGAATTGAGAGATTTAAATAAAGTTTCAAATATTAAACCTGATTTTAATAATCTCCCCCTTGAAGTATTAATTGAATTGAGAAGAATAAACATATTAAAAAACTTTCAGAGAACCATAGAAAAATTAAATAATGTATCAAAGGACGCAAGAGAAAATTTAATTCTCTCAAGTTTTATGAGTCTTTGTGATAGAAAAAGTTTATTTCCTTCTACTTATAAAAAGATTAAAAACATATTGGATTTCTCAGAGAATATTAAAAGACTCATTAATTTTGCGAAGAGGGATTTTGAGGTTATAAGATTTTTATCCTATATCTCTAATGACCATCCTTTTTTTGAAGCAAGAATGGATTTAGCAAAAAAATTTTTGGAAACTCTACTCCCAGAGAAAAGAGAATTTTTCATAAGTTTTTACCTCTCTCTAAAGGAAAAAGAAAAAGAGCTTATAGATGCTTTTGTGAGGAATTATGTAAGATATGATAGAGATTGGCATATTAAAATACCTACTCCTGCAGAAATAGTTTCTTTTGTTAAAGGATTTCAGCTGAAGGAACTGCCTTCTTCTTTAGCTTATTTTTGCTTTGAGAGGAGAGAAAGAAGAAATTTCAATAAAATAATTAATGAAATGATGGTTAATGCTTAACACTACAGTTCAAAGAATCCCTTTAATTGCCTCTATAAAATCAGTGAAGTCTTTAATATCCTTTTTGGCATACTCATAAATTTCTTAATCTCTCCGATAGATCTTTATCTAAGACTTTCTCTTTTTCAAGGATTTCTATGCATTCTCCTAAACTGGAAACTCCCTTATTGAATCTTTTAGTGCAGATGTGGACACATATCCCTCCTAAGGATTCTATAGCTTAGAGAAGGAAGTATTTTAAGGCTGCTATATTTCTCTTGTCAGACCAGAATTTCTCTGTTTTATTTTTTTCAATATCGATCTGCATCAAGGAAGAAGCTCCTTTAAAGATAAGTAGGATATATACTCATTACTAATGGCTTCAAGGGATGTTGTTTCTATTAAATCTGTAAGGAATTTTTCAATCAATAATTCTTTATTCTTTCCTTTTCATAAAGGGAGTAAAATTCCTTGTTCATAAAAATATTATATCATTGTTACTATATTTACGATTTTTCCATTCTCCAAGTAAACAATTTTATTTATAAAGGTTTCCTTAGGTAAATCCTTAGGAGTAATGATAACACAAGTTGTATCTTTCATCTTTTCTTTTATAAATTTAAATATCTTTTCTTCTACCCTTGTATCTATTTCAGAGGTTGCCTCGTCAAGTATGAGAATTTCAGGATTTTTTAATATAGCTCTAAGAAAAGCAATCACCTTCTTTTGTCCTCCCGATATTCTTACTCCTCTTTCTCCTATTATGGTATCAAGCCCATTTGGGAATCCTTCCATAAAAAAGTGATATAAATCTATCTCTTTTAGGAGATTATTTATCTCATTGTCAGAGATGTTGGGATTTGCATAGGAAATGTTATTTCTAACAGTATCATTAAATAAGAAGATGTTTTGGGAAACAATTCCAATTTTTTCTCTTAAAGAGGAAAGCTTTATTTTATCTAAGTCGATACCGTCTATAAAAATTTTTCCTTCCAAAGGTTTATACATTCTAAGAAGCAGTCGGATTAGAGTAGTTTTTCCACTACCATTAGGACCTACTATTGCGACTTTTTCTCCCACTTTTATATCTAAGTTTATATTTTCTAAAACTTTATTTTTTCCATCATAGGAAAAGGAAACATTAACAAAAGATATTCCTTCTCTTAACTTATTAATTGTTATTTCGCCTTCTTCTTCTTTTGCCATCTCCATAATTTCAGTAACTCTTTTTAAAGAGACAAGAGCTGGATAAATAGTAAAATTAAAAGTAGCTAAACTTTGAATAGGACCATAAAGTCTCTGCACATAGGATGTGAAAGCAATATAACTTCCTAAAGTAAAGGATCCATTTATTATATCTAAACCTCCTCTCCATAGGATAAGAAGTCCGCCCAAAGCAATAAGAGTGATATTAAATTCTGAGAATAATGTAAAGATTATACTTTGTAGAATGTTCTTTCTGCTAATTTCTTTAAATCCCTTTTCAATTTCCATAGCCTCTCTTTCCTCTGTAGCAAAAAGTTTAATTACTTCTGCTCCTGAAATTCTTTCTTCTACTTTCCCCATTAATTTAGCAGAGGATTCTAAAAGATCTTTTGTGATATATGTAATTCTTTGAGACAAGGGTTTAAGACCTAGATAATAAAAGGGTAAAATTGAAAGAGCGATTAAGGTTAATTTCCAATTGAGATAAAAGAGCATAAAAAGAGCAAAAATAAATTCTCCTAATCTTATTAATTGGCTTACTAATGTAGAAGAGAAGAAGAATCCTAATCCTTCTATTTCTCCAATTCTGCTTAAAAGATAGCCTGTTTGAGCTTGATCGTAAAAAGAGAAAGGTAGTTTCAAAATCTTTTTAAATAACTCACTTTTTAAAGTTGCTATAATTTCTTGGTTTAATTTTGTAAAAAGATATTGGGTAATACCAGAGAATACACTTCTTGCTATGTGAAGAATTGCCATAATAATGACTAAATTAACAAGTAATTTTGCATTTTTACTTCCTAATAAAACCTTATCGATTACTATCTTTGTTAAATAGGGAACAGGAATTGTAATAAAGGACGAGATTATAAGAAATATACTTGCAATTATAAAATTACCAAGATGAATTTTAAAATAAGGTAACAATATTTTAAGTTTTGAGAAGGAAATATCTTCTTTCTTTGGAATAAGGAAATCAAAATCCTCTTTCATTTTCATGAACTCCCTTTTTGTAGAATTTTTTCTATACTAGTATTTTTAACAAGATAATAGGAAATAATAAACAATACTAAACCTGCAAGTATGAAAATTAAGTTTGGTTTTAACAAGAAGTGTATTCTTTCTAATTTATCTGGCTCCATAAAATAAAAGAAAGCGATGAAAAGTATTGAATAAGCATAAGTTATCAAAATTCTCGTGGGAATCAGTTTATCTACAAATAACAAGGACAAACATCCAATAAAGCTTAATATTCCAAAGTTGATTATGGGAGCTACAACAATAATATGAAAGACATTCTGTAAAGTAATTCTAACAGATACACCCAACAATATTAAATAAAGGAGAAGCCCAAAGAGAGAAGACAGACTCATCACATATATGGCTAGTGATACATAAATGACCTTTCCCAGCCAAAAATCTACAAGAGTAAGAGGAGTAGAAAGAAGAGGTATTATGTTCTTAGTATAATATTCTGTGATAAATAACAAAGTTATATGAAATGTTCCAACAAATATCATTGTACCTATAGGAATGTAATTTATCAATTTACTAACGAAGTTGCTGAAAAATATCTTTGTATTGGGCGAGTTTGCCATCTCTCTTACTATGTGAGGAATTCTAAATAGATTATCCTCCCCCTTTACTA
Coding sequences:
- a CDS encoding ABC transporter ATP-binding protein yields the protein MKEDFDFLIPKKEDISFSKLKILLPYFKIHLGNFIIASIFLIISSFITIPVPYLTKIVIDKVLLGSKNAKLLVNLVIIMAILHIARSVFSGITQYLFTKLNQEIIATLKSELFKKILKLPFSFYDQAQTGYLLSRIGEIEGLGFFFSSTLVSQLIRLGEFIFALFMLFYLNWKLTLIALSILPFYYLGLKPLSQRITYITKDLLESSAKLMGKVEERISGAEVIKLFATEEREAMEIEKGFKEISRKNILQSIIFTLFSEFNITLIALGGLLILWRGGLDIINGSFTLGSYIAFTSYVQRLYGPIQSLATFNFTIYPALVSLKRVTEIMEMAKEEEGEITINKLREGISFVNVSFSYDGKNKVLENINLDIKVGEKVAIVGPNGSGKTTLIRLLLRMYKPLEGKIFIDGIDLDKIKLSSLREKIGIVSQNIFLFNDTVRNNISYANPNISDNEINNLLKEIDLYHFFMEGFPNGLDTIIGERGVRISGGQKKVIAFLRAILKNPEILILDEATSEIDTRVEEKIFKFIKEKMKDTTCVIITPKDLPKETFINKIVYLENGKIVNIVTMI